A window of Flavobacterium psychrophilum genomic DNA:
CGTTGCGTGGCAAGTCAATAACCGGCGGCCTGATAGAAAATCCTGCTGAGTCGATAACTTCCCACTCTGACAAACGGTCACGAATATCTTCGCGGGTATATTTTGCACCCCACTCTAACCTGCTTCTGTCAATATTATGGTAACCCTTAACTTCTACGTTTGCAATAAGCGCATCAAGGTTATTACGGGCATGATTTAATTGCGAACCGACAGCGCGGGCATACTGTATATCTCCAAAAGTATCAGAACCTATGTTGGTATCTACTTCGCCAAGATTGTATTGTGCCAGAATATCAAAATGTTCCTGCTCCTGAGTGTGGTATAACGAGCCGATCACTTTAAACATGAAATTCTCTGATACTACATAGGTAGATTTTAATGCTCCGAAATACGTAGTGTATTCGTCTTTTTCCTGTCCGTTGTAAAATATCTGTAACGCCACAGGATCATCAATAGTACCAAAATTGGTTTGCCTTGTTAATGGTTGGTACTGGTATTTATTTTGAGAAATGTTACCCAGAAAGCTTAGCTCCCACTTATCAGATGGCAAAAAGTTGATCATCGTCTGCACATCCGTAAACCTCGGCTTAAAGTTGCTTTCCGTTTCCTGGCTGTTTACTAACAGACTGTTGTCCCTGTAACGCCCACCTACTATAGCACTCCATTTCTGGTCTTTACTTACGCCTTCGGCAGTAAGGCTTCCGCCAAGAAAACTGGCCTCAGCCTGAACACCATAGCGCACTGGCCTCCTATACGTGATATCAAGGACAGATGACATTTTATCACCATACTTCGCCTGGAAACCACCGGCAGAAAACTCAACATTCTGCACCATAGCAGTGTTGGTAAAGCTTAGTCCTTCCTGCTGTCCCGAACGTATAAGAAACGGACGGTAAATTTCTATATCTTCTACATACACAAGGTTTTCGTCGTAGTTACCACCACGTACCGAATACTGCGTACTCATTTCGTTGTTTGACCTTCCCCCTAAAAGTTTGATAACTGCCTCTACCCCACCATTAGCACTTGGTATATTCCTGATAACTTCACGCGGAATCCTTGTCAAACCCTGCACTTTCTGTCGGCTTGTTTCGCCATCAATAGTAAGTCCTTCAAGCACTTTACTATGCGAAGTTAACACAGCGTTTATCTCTGCTTTTTCTTTAGCATTAAGCCTGATAGGAATAGCCGCCGGGCTATAGCTTAAGTGTGAAAAATAAATAATAATCTCTTTACCTGCAGGAATTTCCAGTTTATAAAAACCTGTTTTTTCAGACAAGGTTTGTTCTTTTAGGCCTCCATCTTCATAAAAAACAGTAACGCCTTCGGCTGGCTGGCGGTTTTCATCTAAAAGTACACCGTATATAAGGGCTTTGTCCTGGGCAAATGCAGAAACGCTGATTATAAAGAGCAGCAGCGTAAAAAGTTTATTTATTGTTTTCAACAGAGGTTTGATTTTGTGTTCTGAAAAAATGCGTTTCAAAGGTAGCAGAATTTCCCACACTATCAGTAATCGTGACTTTTAAATCGTTACGTCCTTCGGCAACAACGCCATCGCTGAAATTGTGGTATATAATTCTTGTTTTATAATCGTAATGCATAAGTGTCCATTTTCCGTTAAGCCACGCATCAATTGTTGCAATACCTGATTTATCATCGCTTATTTTAAAGCTGAACTGCTTATTTTTGGTCAGCCACTTTCCTTCGGCAAAACTAGGGCTGAATATTTTTGGCGGATTATAATCCTGCGCCAGCTTAAAATCGCCAAGTGTTTTTACTTTGGCAGTAAGCCTTCCGTCCTGCAAATAGCTTGAGTTGTAAGACACTCTTTTATCTGTAAAGCCTGCAATAAACGTTTTTTTAAGCACGTCTTTAGAAAGGTGGCTCACA
This region includes:
- a CDS encoding TonB-dependent receptor — its product is MNKLFTLLLFIISVSAFAQDKALIYGVLLDENRQPAEGVTVFYEDGGLKEQTLSEKTGFYKLEIPAGKEIIIYFSHLSYSPAAIPIRLNAKEKAEINAVLTSHSKVLEGLTIDGETSRQKVQGLTRIPREVIRNIPSANGGVEAVIKLLGGRSNNEMSTQYSVRGGNYDENLVYVEDIEIYRPFLIRSGQQEGLSFTNTAMVQNVEFSAGGFQAKYGDKMSSVLDITYRRPVRYGVQAEASFLGGSLTAEGVSKDQKWSAIVGGRYRDNSLLVNSQETESNFKPRFTDVQTMINFLPSDKWELSFLGNISQNKYQYQPLTRQTNFGTIDDPVALQIFYNGQEKDEYTTYFGALKSTYVVSENFMFKVIGSLYHTQEQEHFDILAQYNLGEVDTNIGSDTFGDIQYARAVGSQLNHARNNLDALIANVEVKGYHNIDRSRLEWGAKYTREDIRDRLSEWEVIDSAGFSIRPPVIDLPRNDQPYNPFTGALVPYQNIRSTNFVTINRFSGFLQWSQRAKLGEADLFMNAGVRAHNWQVNGEVEGKAQTTISPRAQLTLKPAWEMDMLFRLSGGFYHQPPFYREMRDSLGQVRPNVKAQQSIHIVFGNDYSFKLWQRPFRLVSEAYYKKMDNVNTYTLENVRMRYRANNDAVAYAYGLDLRMNGEFVPGTESWVGIGYMKTEENINDRGYIARPTDQRLQFSVLFQDYVPNIPSLRAYLNLVYNTGLPGGSPSYADSYQYQSRLNDYRRVDAGFSYVFADAKTQHPKGHWLGVFKELTLGLEIFNMFNNQNSITNTWVRDVYTKNQYGIPNYLTSRVFSLKLNVSI